A window of the Streptomyces sp. JB150 genome harbors these coding sequences:
- the cyc2 gene encoding germacradienol/geosmin synthase Cyc2: MTQPFELPHFYMPYPARLNPHLDEARAHSTVWAREMGMLEGSGIWEQADLDAHDYGLLCAYTHPDCDADALSLITDWYVWVFFFDDHFLETFKRSQDRAGGKAYLDRLPLFMPLDPAAPVPAPQNPVEAGLADLWARTVPSMSADWRHRFAVATEHLLNESLWELSNINEGRIANPVEYIEMRRKVGGAPWSAGLVECATAEVPASVAGSRPLRVLMETFSDAVHLRNDLFSYQREVEDEGENSNGVLVLETFFGCTTQEAADTVNDVLTSRLHQFEHTALTEVPALALEKGLTPAEVAAVAAYTKGLQDWQSGGHEWHMRSSRYMNENATATGPGQVLGVLGTSGTDIRGLLASAGAERLRAYTHRPYQKVGPSRIPDIRMPFPLRLNPGLDGARARLLPWAHRMGILSEGVWDEDKLHAYDLPLCSAGLDPDGSDEALDLSAQWLAWGTYGDDYYPLVFGHRRDLAAARLTTERLAACMPLAGETPVVPVNGMERALSDLWRRTTAGMDEDARRVLKNSVNVMTESWLWELANQIQNRIPDPVDYLEMRRATFGSDMTMNLCRMGHGPSVPPEVYRSGPVRSMENAAVDFACLLNDVFSYQKEIEYEGEIHNAILVVQNFFGIDYPTALGIVADLMNQRMEQFEHVVATELPVVHEDFDLSDEARAGLESYVNALRNWMAGILNWHRAVDRYKADWLAGRAHGFLPDRAPAVPVPAWVS; encoded by the coding sequence ATGACGCAGCCCTTCGAACTCCCGCACTTCTACATGCCGTATCCCGCGCGGCTGAACCCGCATCTCGACGAGGCGCGCGCCCACTCGACGGTGTGGGCGCGTGAGATGGGCATGCTGGAGGGCTCCGGGATCTGGGAGCAGGCCGACCTCGACGCGCACGACTACGGACTGCTCTGCGCCTACACCCACCCCGACTGCGACGCGGACGCCCTCTCGCTCATCACCGACTGGTACGTGTGGGTGTTCTTCTTCGACGACCACTTCCTGGAGACGTTCAAGCGCAGCCAGGACCGCGCCGGCGGCAAGGCCTACCTGGACCGGCTGCCGCTGTTCATGCCCCTGGACCCGGCCGCCCCCGTGCCCGCGCCGCAGAACCCGGTCGAGGCGGGCCTCGCCGACCTGTGGGCCCGCACGGTGCCGTCCATGTCGGCCGACTGGCGGCACCGGTTCGCCGTCGCCACCGAGCACCTGCTCAACGAGTCCCTGTGGGAGCTGTCCAACATCAACGAGGGGCGGATCGCCAACCCCGTCGAGTACATCGAGATGCGCCGCAAGGTCGGCGGCGCCCCCTGGTCGGCGGGTCTGGTGGAGTGCGCGACCGCCGAGGTGCCCGCCTCCGTCGCCGGATCCCGCCCGCTGCGGGTGCTGATGGAGACCTTCTCGGACGCCGTGCACCTGCGCAACGACCTGTTCTCCTACCAGCGGGAGGTCGAGGACGAGGGCGAGAACAGCAACGGCGTGCTCGTCCTGGAGACCTTCTTCGGCTGCACCACCCAGGAGGCCGCCGACACCGTCAACGACGTCCTCACCTCCCGGCTCCACCAGTTCGAGCACACCGCGCTCACCGAAGTGCCCGCGCTGGCCCTGGAGAAGGGGCTCACCCCGGCCGAGGTCGCCGCGGTGGCCGCGTACACCAAGGGACTCCAGGACTGGCAGTCCGGCGGCCACGAGTGGCACATGCGCTCCAGCCGCTACATGAACGAGAACGCCACCGCGACCGGCCCCGGGCAGGTCCTCGGCGTGCTCGGCACCTCCGGCACCGACATCCGCGGCCTGCTCGCCTCGGCCGGGGCGGAGCGGCTGCGCGCCTACACCCACCGGCCGTACCAGAAGGTCGGCCCGTCCCGCATCCCCGACATCCGCATGCCGTTCCCGCTGCGCCTCAACCCCGGCCTCGACGGCGCCCGCGCGCGCCTGCTGCCCTGGGCGCACCGGATGGGCATCCTCAGCGAGGGCGTCTGGGACGAGGACAAGCTGCACGCCTACGACCTGCCGCTGTGCTCCGCCGGGCTCGACCCGGACGGCTCCGACGAGGCGCTCGACCTCAGCGCCCAGTGGCTGGCCTGGGGCACCTACGGCGACGACTACTACCCGCTGGTCTTCGGGCACCGCCGCGACCTCGCCGCCGCGCGCCTGACCACCGAACGCCTGGCGGCCTGCATGCCGCTGGCCGGCGAGACGCCGGTCGTCCCGGTGAACGGCATGGAGCGCGCCCTGAGCGACCTGTGGCGGCGCACCACCGCGGGGATGGACGAGGACGCCCGCCGCGTCCTGAAGAACTCCGTGAACGTGATGACGGAGAGCTGGCTGTGGGAGCTGGCGAACCAGATCCAGAACCGCATTCCCGACCCCGTCGACTACCTGGAGATGCGCCGCGCCACCTTCGGCTCCGACATGACGATGAACCTGTGCCGCATGGGCCACGGTCCCTCGGTCCCGCCGGAGGTCTACCGCAGCGGCCCGGTGCGCTCCATGGAGAACGCGGCCGTCGACTTCGCCTGCCTCCTCAACGACGTCTTCTCGTACCAGAAGGAGATCGAGTACGAGGGGGAGATCCACAATGCGATCCTGGTCGTGCAGAACTTCTTCGGCATCGACTACCCGACCGCCCTCGGCATCGTCGCCGACCTGATGAACCAGCGCATGGAGCAGTTCGAGCACGTGGTGGCGACGGAACTGCCTGTCGTCCACGAGGACTTCGACCTGTCCGACGAGGCCCGCGCCGGGCTGGAGAGCTATGTGAACGCGCTGCGGAACTGGATGGCCGGCATCCTGAACTGGCATCGCGCGGTGGACCGCTACAAAGCCGACTGGCTGGCCGGCCGGGCCCACGGCTTCCTCCCGGACCGCGCGCCGGCGGTGCCCGTCCCCGCGTGGGTCAGCTGA
- a CDS encoding LysR family transcriptional regulator — MDPHLLRTYVTVARLASFSEAARELGYTQSAVSQHIAALEQDLGAPLLTRRPVAPTAAGQRLLEHAGPLLLRLDAARADVSRIAAAPSHGLSLAATPTALGPRVLAALPPAGVTLRVRTREEVPAAVATGAADLGLVDGLAAPSDPLRLPDVAPLTTEGVGEEPVCVLLPAGHPLAGRSGLRLGDLADARWLDAPDAGLPLAQLRAAAGGRGFRPALRYEGTDLRVLTALAAAGHGLTVLPRAAAVPVPGAVAVPVVAPRVVHRTELVFAGPPRGAAAGLADALLVRA, encoded by the coding sequence ATGGACCCGCACCTCCTGCGCACCTACGTCACCGTCGCCCGCCTCGCCTCCTTCTCCGAGGCCGCGCGGGAGCTGGGCTACACCCAGTCCGCGGTGTCCCAGCACATCGCCGCCCTCGAACAGGACCTCGGCGCGCCCCTGCTGACCCGCCGCCCCGTGGCCCCCACCGCCGCCGGGCAACGGCTCCTGGAACACGCGGGCCCGCTGCTGCTCCGCCTCGACGCGGCCCGCGCGGACGTGTCCCGGATCGCGGCGGCGCCCTCGCACGGACTGAGCCTCGCCGCCACCCCGACCGCGCTCGGCCCCCGCGTCCTCGCCGCCCTCCCGCCCGCCGGCGTCACCCTCCGGGTCCGCACCCGCGAGGAGGTCCCCGCGGCCGTCGCCACCGGCGCCGCGGACCTGGGTCTCGTCGACGGCCTGGCCGCCCCCAGCGACCCGCTGCGGCTGCCCGACGTGGCGCCGCTGACCACCGAGGGCGTCGGCGAGGAACCGGTCTGCGTACTGCTGCCCGCCGGCCATCCGCTGGCCGGCCGCAGCGGACTGCGCCTCGGCGACCTCGCCGACGCCCGCTGGCTGGACGCCCCCGACGCCGGCCTGCCGCTGGCCCAGCTGCGCGCGGCCGCGGGCGGCCGTGGTTTCCGCCCCGCCCTGCGCTACGAGGGCACCGACCTGCGCGTGCTCACGGCACTGGCCGCCGCCGGCCACGGGCTGACGGTGCTGCCCCGCGCGGCGGCCGTCCCGGTCCCGGGCGCGGTCGCCGTCCCCGTCGTCGCCCCGCGCGTCGTCCACCGTACGGAACTGGTGTTCGCGGGGCCGCCGAGGGGAGCGGCGGCGGGCCTCGCGGACGCGCTGCTCGTCCGCGCGTGA
- a CDS encoding PDZ domain-containing protein, with translation MEQSALRPKPMPGQEPGGGTGRPAGSVRRPHAVRRGGRRLTTLLLGLFAGTALLLSGVGLGTVGATVIGVRTLAELQQRPGQTGQTGQSDQADQADRAGQSGQTGQRGEPGRPVRPGTRSAPARPGASASPAPAPSPARAILGLEVVDAGTSGAQVVGVHMPGPGYAAGLVRGDVLLTFDGIRVDSAADLVEAVHRARPGERVTLTVRHRGGGHRRLTIVPGVLT, from the coding sequence ATGGAACAGAGTGCGCTGCGTCCCAAGCCGATGCCCGGTCAGGAGCCCGGCGGCGGCACAGGCCGCCCCGCCGGCTCCGTCCGGCGCCCGCACGCGGTGCGCCGGGGCGGCCGGCGGCTCACGACCCTGCTGCTCGGCCTGTTCGCCGGGACGGCCCTGCTGCTGTCCGGGGTCGGCCTCGGCACGGTCGGGGCCACCGTGATCGGTGTGAGGACCCTCGCGGAACTCCAGCAGCGACCGGGCCAGACGGGCCAGACGGGCCAGTCGGATCAAGCAGACCAGGCAGACCGGGCCGGCCAGTCAGGCCAGACGGGGCAGAGGGGTGAGCCGGGGCGGCCGGTGCGGCCGGGCACGCGGTCCGCGCCCGCACGCCCCGGCGCGTCCGCGTCACCCGCGCCCGCCCCGTCACCCGCCAGGGCGATCCTCGGCCTGGAGGTCGTGGACGCGGGGACGTCCGGCGCCCAGGTCGTCGGGGTCCACATGCCCGGCCCGGGATACGCGGCGGGCCTGGTCCGCGGCGACGTCCTGCTCACCTTCGACGGCATCCGCGTCGACTCGGCGGCCGACCTGGTCGAGGCCGTGCACCGGGCCCGCCCCGGCGAGCGCGTCACGCTGACGGTGCGCCACCGGGGCGGCGGCCACCGGCGGCTCACGATCGTTCCCGGCGTCCTGACCTGA
- a CDS encoding LysE family translocator, whose product MLSTLLAFLGACTLIAASPGPSTVLIIKQSLRSRRSGFLTVLGNETGVFVWGVAAAFGLTALLTASEVAYDVMRVAGAVVLVWFGVQALRQAHRMRHTGEAAEVWQDVERSGWSAYRAGLLLNLANPKAAVFALSFLPQFVPEGAPHLPAMVGLAAVWAVFEIGYYGLYVWFVGRMKAFLSRAGVRRRLEQVSGGVLLVLGVRMALDS is encoded by the coding sequence ATGCTGAGCACCCTCCTCGCCTTCCTCGGCGCCTGCACCCTGATCGCGGCCTCGCCCGGACCGAGCACCGTGCTGATCATCAAGCAGTCGCTGCGCAGCCGCCGCTCCGGCTTCCTGACCGTGCTCGGCAACGAGACCGGCGTCTTCGTCTGGGGCGTGGCCGCCGCCTTCGGCCTCACCGCCCTGCTGACCGCCTCCGAAGTGGCGTACGACGTGATGCGCGTCGCCGGCGCGGTCGTCCTCGTCTGGTTCGGCGTCCAGGCCCTGCGCCAGGCCCACCGGATGCGGCACACCGGCGAGGCCGCCGAGGTCTGGCAGGACGTCGAGCGCAGCGGCTGGTCCGCCTACCGCGCGGGACTGCTGCTCAACCTCGCCAACCCCAAGGCGGCCGTCTTCGCGCTCTCCTTCCTCCCGCAGTTCGTCCCGGAGGGCGCCCCGCACCTGCCCGCCATGGTCGGCCTCGCCGCCGTCTGGGCCGTCTTCGAGATCGGCTACTACGGCCTGTACGTGTGGTTCGTCGGCCGGATGAAGGCCTTCCTCTCCCGCGCCGGGGTGCGCCGGCGGCTGGAGCAGGTCTCCGGCGGGGTGCTGCTCGTCCTCGGCGTCCGCATGGCCCTCGACAGCTGA
- a CDS encoding aminopeptidase P family protein, which yields MTGSSTPAGRGAAAPFTADDYRARMERAARAAADAGLAGLLVAPGPDLAWLTGYAPTAVTERLTLLVLAVGRDPVLVVPTLEAPDAEKAAGAPALTLRDWTDGKDPYAATAALLDATGTFGISDNTWAMHLLGLQKALPGTSYASLTEALPMLRAVKDEAELRLLAAAGAAADATFEEIRKVPFGGRRESDVAADLAGLLRRFGHQQVDFTIVASGPNGANPHHEAGDRVIERGDMIVLDFGGLKDGYGSDTSRTVHVGEPTDEERRVHDIVREAQEAGFRAVRPGVACQEVDRAARAVIADAGYGEYFIHRTGHGIGVTTHEPPYMIEGEEQPLAPGMCFSVEPGVYLPGRFGVRIEDIVTVTEDGGRRLNDTPREMVTVD from the coding sequence ATGACCGGCAGCAGCACACCCGCGGGCAGGGGCGCGGCCGCGCCCTTCACCGCCGACGACTACCGGGCCCGCATGGAGCGCGCCGCGCGGGCCGCCGCCGACGCCGGGCTGGCCGGGCTGCTCGTCGCCCCGGGGCCCGACCTCGCGTGGCTCACCGGCTACGCGCCCACCGCGGTCACCGAACGGCTCACCCTGCTGGTCCTCGCCGTCGGCCGGGACCCCGTCCTCGTCGTCCCCACCCTGGAGGCGCCCGACGCCGAGAAGGCCGCCGGCGCGCCCGCGCTGACCCTGCGCGACTGGACCGACGGCAAGGACCCCTACGCCGCCACCGCCGCCCTCCTCGACGCCACCGGCACCTTCGGCATCAGCGACAACACCTGGGCCATGCACCTGCTCGGCCTGCAGAAGGCGCTGCCCGGCACCTCGTACGCGTCCCTCACCGAGGCCCTGCCCATGCTCCGCGCGGTCAAGGACGAGGCGGAACTGCGTCTCCTGGCAGCTGCGGGGGCCGCCGCAGACGCCACGTTCGAGGAGATCCGGAAGGTTCCCTTCGGCGGGCGCCGGGAGTCCGACGTCGCCGCCGACCTCGCCGGCCTGCTGCGCCGCTTCGGTCACCAGCAGGTCGACTTCACCATCGTCGCCTCCGGCCCGAACGGCGCCAATCCGCACCACGAGGCGGGCGACCGGGTCATCGAACGCGGCGACATGATCGTCCTCGACTTCGGCGGCCTCAAGGACGGTTACGGCTCCGACACCTCCCGTACGGTCCACGTCGGCGAACCCACCGACGAGGAGCGCCGGGTCCACGACATCGTCCGTGAGGCGCAGGAGGCGGGGTTCCGCGCGGTGCGGCCCGGTGTGGCCTGCCAGGAGGTCGACCGGGCGGCCCGCGCGGTCATCGCCGACGCCGGGTACGGCGAGTACTTCATCCACCGCACCGGCCACGGCATCGGCGTCACCACCCACGAACCGCCGTACATGATCGAGGGCGAGGAACAGCCCCTGGCGCCCGGCATGTGCTTCTCGGTGGAGCCCGGCGTCTACCTCCCCGGCCGCTTCGGCGTCCGCATCGAGGACATCGTGACCGTCACCGAGGACGGCGGCCGCCGCCTGAACGACACCCCGCGCGAGATGGTGACAGTGGACTGA
- a CDS encoding aminoglycoside phosphotransferase family protein: MTQAPTPTADTVRRLVRSLLKEGAGTAAGPDVRPVADGEDAVTWWVGTRHVLRLAPDADAAVRQRRELRLRDLVRPHLQVAVPTSVAHGEWAPGLTYTLDTKVPGGSGERHEVSALGEADLAGLLTGLREVPPRQAEALGVPRTAPRSLEALRRAAVQAVERLADADEFDAARLRQLTPPAAGQLAAQPGGAVLVHHGLTGAHLVVSADGRVRAVLGWADAVIGDPAEDIAGLARAVGAPAAVRAATLAGYGARPCLRGLWLARCDSVRHLAETLSGRARTPLPLLRAELRRAWEPILLERVTDLREDVTGDTL; the protein is encoded by the coding sequence ATGACCCAGGCACCGACACCCACCGCGGACACCGTCCGCCGACTCGTCCGTTCCCTGCTCAAGGAGGGTGCGGGCACCGCCGCAGGCCCCGACGTCCGGCCGGTCGCCGACGGCGAGGACGCCGTCACCTGGTGGGTCGGCACCCGCCATGTGCTGCGGCTCGCCCCCGACGCCGACGCGGCCGTCCGGCAGCGCCGCGAACTACGGCTGCGCGACCTGGTCCGGCCGCACCTCCAGGTCGCCGTGCCGACCAGCGTCGCGCACGGCGAGTGGGCCCCGGGCCTCACCTACACGCTGGACACCAAGGTGCCCGGCGGCTCCGGGGAGCGGCACGAGGTCTCCGCCCTGGGCGAGGCCGACCTCGCCGGGCTCCTCACCGGTCTGCGCGAGGTGCCGCCGCGGCAGGCGGAGGCGCTGGGCGTGCCGCGCACCGCCCCGCGCTCGCTGGAGGCGCTGCGCCGGGCCGCCGTCCAGGCCGTCGAACGCCTGGCCGACGCGGACGAGTTCGACGCGGCGCGACTGCGGCAGCTCACCCCGCCCGCCGCAGGCCAGCTCGCCGCGCAGCCCGGCGGAGCGGTCCTCGTCCACCACGGGCTCACCGGCGCGCACCTGGTGGTGAGCGCCGACGGCAGGGTGCGCGCGGTGCTCGGCTGGGCCGACGCGGTCATCGGCGACCCGGCCGAGGACATCGCCGGGCTCGCCCGCGCGGTCGGCGCCCCCGCCGCCGTGCGCGCCGCGACCCTCGCCGGCTACGGCGCCCGCCCCTGCCTGCGCGGCCTGTGGCTGGCTCGCTGCGACTCCGTCCGCCACCTCGCCGAAACCCTCTCCGGCCGCGCCCGTACGCCCTTGCCCCTCCTGCGCGCCGAGCTGCGCCGCGCGTGGGAGCCGATCCTGCTGGAGCGGGTGACGGACCTGCGGGAGGACGTCACGGGCGACACCCTCTGA
- the treZ gene encoding malto-oligosyltrehalose trehalohydrolase: MQFEVWAPQAGRVTLHCEGVTHAMERDPERAGWWIAEAEARDGARYGFAPDDGPVLPDPRSRRQPDGPDGLSAVVDQGRYAWRTEWAGRPLPGAVLYELHVGTYTPEGTLDAAAGRLEHLAELGVTHVELMPLCPFPGRHGWGYEGVSLWAVHEPYGGPEALKRFVDRAHELGLGVVLDVVHNHLGPSGNYLPRFGPYFTETHQTPWGAAVNLDAPGSDEVRAYLIESALAWLRDYRIDGLRLDAVHALVDTRACHFLEELSTAVDALAADLGRPLFLIAESDLNDPRLVTARAEGGFGLQAQWNDDFHHAVHAALTGESQGYYADFARAPMKALAKTLTGGYFHDGSYSSFRGRRHGRPLDRTRVAAHRLLGYSQTHDQVGNRAQGDRLASLVSPGLLACAATLTLTGPFTPMLFMGEEWAAGTPWQFFTDHTDPDLAEAVRRGRRREFAAHGWAEEEVPDPQDPATRQRSCLDWSEPEREPHARVLAWYRRLIALRHRQPDLTDPDLSDIKVAYDEEARWLAFRRGDVCVAVNLAGKPAVIPLGTRPAEILAAWEPVDGPDAQGVLRVPAESCVVLAQP, translated from the coding sequence GTGCAGTTCGAGGTGTGGGCACCGCAGGCCGGCCGAGTGACGCTCCACTGCGAGGGAGTCACGCACGCGATGGAGCGCGATCCCGAGCGCGCGGGGTGGTGGATCGCCGAGGCGGAGGCGCGGGACGGCGCCCGGTACGGCTTCGCGCCGGACGACGGTCCCGTCCTGCCCGACCCGCGCTCGCGCCGCCAGCCGGACGGGCCTGACGGGCTGAGCGCGGTCGTCGACCAGGGGCGGTACGCGTGGCGTACGGAGTGGGCGGGCCGCCCGCTGCCGGGCGCGGTCCTGTACGAGCTGCACGTGGGCACGTACACCCCCGAGGGCACGCTGGACGCGGCGGCCGGACGGCTGGAACACCTGGCCGAACTGGGCGTGACGCACGTCGAGTTGATGCCGCTGTGCCCGTTCCCCGGGCGCCACGGCTGGGGGTACGAGGGGGTGTCGCTGTGGGCGGTGCACGAGCCGTACGGCGGCCCCGAGGCGCTGAAGCGCTTTGTCGACCGGGCCCATGAGCTGGGTCTCGGCGTGGTGCTGGACGTCGTCCACAACCATCTGGGCCCGTCGGGCAACTACCTTCCGCGATTCGGCCCGTACTTCACCGAGACGCACCAGACGCCGTGGGGCGCGGCGGTGAACCTCGACGCGCCGGGCTCGGACGAGGTGCGCGCGTACCTGATCGAAAGCGCGCTGGCGTGGCTGCGGGACTACCGGATCGACGGGCTGCGGCTGGACGCGGTGCACGCGCTGGTGGACACGCGCGCGTGCCACTTCCTGGAGGAGCTGTCCACGGCGGTGGACGCCCTGGCGGCGGACCTGGGCCGGCCGCTGTTCCTGATCGCGGAGTCCGATCTGAACGATCCCCGGCTGGTCACCGCGCGCGCGGAGGGCGGTTTCGGGTTGCAGGCGCAGTGGAACGACGACTTCCACCACGCCGTGCACGCGGCGCTGACCGGTGAGTCGCAGGGCTACTACGCGGACTTCGCGCGCGCCCCCATGAAGGCGCTCGCCAAGACCCTGACGGGCGGGTACTTCCACGACGGCAGCTACTCCAGCTTCCGCGGCCGGCGGCACGGGCGTCCGCTGGACCGCACTCGGGTGGCCGCGCACCGGCTGCTCGGCTACAGCCAGACGCACGACCAGGTCGGCAACCGGGCCCAGGGCGACCGGCTGGCCTCGCTCGTCTCCCCCGGGCTGCTGGCGTGCGCCGCCACGCTGACGCTGACGGGGCCGTTCACGCCGATGCTGTTCATGGGCGAGGAGTGGGCGGCGGGCACGCCCTGGCAGTTCTTCACCGACCACACCGACCCCGATCTGGCCGAGGCGGTACGGCGGGGCAGGCGGCGGGAGTTCGCCGCGCACGGGTGGGCCGAGGAGGAGGTCCCGGACCCGCAGGACCCGGCGACCCGGCAGCGGTCGTGCCTGGACTGGTCGGAGCCGGAACGCGAGCCCCACGCGCGCGTGCTCGCCTGGTACCGCCGCCTCATCGCCCTGCGCCACCGGCAGCCCGACCTCACCGACCCCGACCTGTCGGACATCAAGGTGGCCTACGACGAGGAGGCCCGCTGGCTCGCCTTCCGGCGCGGCGACGTGTGCGTGGCCGTGAACCTGGCCGGGAAGCCCGCGGTGATCCCCCTGGGCACCCGCCCGGCCGAGATCCTCGCCGCGTGGGAGCCGGTGGACGGCCCCGACGCGCAGGGGGTGCTGCGGGTGCCCGCGGAGTCGTGCGTGGTGCTGGCGCAGCCGTGA
- a CDS encoding DUF1707 and FHA domain-containing protein, with protein sequence MTSSFEFPASLPRPSDAERDQALKVLRDGVAMGRLSHDTFIRRMELALAARRSDELAALTADLPTESRFSRIVFGTVEAVSGFGERLRRAWQAERLPKLLLPHPSAGGCLRIGRDPASGLRLTHETVSRAHAELSRQGGMWILRDLGSTNGTTVNGRRVIGATVVREGDQVSFGQVAFRLAAH encoded by the coding sequence GTGACGTCGTCTTTCGAGTTCCCGGCCTCCCTGCCGCGCCCCTCGGACGCGGAGCGCGATCAGGCGCTGAAGGTCCTGCGTGACGGCGTCGCCATGGGCCGTCTGTCCCACGACACCTTCATCCGGCGGATGGAACTCGCCCTCGCCGCCCGCCGCTCCGACGAGCTGGCCGCGCTCACCGCGGACCTGCCCACCGAGAGCCGGTTCTCCCGGATCGTGTTCGGCACCGTCGAGGCCGTGTCCGGCTTCGGCGAGCGGCTGCGCCGGGCCTGGCAGGCCGAGCGGCTCCCGAAGCTGCTGCTGCCCCACCCGTCGGCGGGCGGCTGCCTGCGCATAGGCCGCGACCCCGCGAGCGGGCTCAGACTGACCCACGAGACGGTCTCGCGCGCGCACGCCGAACTCAGCCGCCAGGGCGGCATGTGGATCCTCCGCGACCTCGGCTCGACCAACGGCACCACCGTCAACGGCCGCCGCGTCATCGGCGCCACCGTCGTCCGCGAGGGCGACCAGGTGTCCTTCGGGCAGGTCGCGTTCCGGCTCGCCGCGCACTGA
- a CDS encoding M14 family zinc carboxypeptidase yields MPTPHTPGEPTAPRRCALPPLRRYPTVDELGARAAALVARHPRDARLRHVGTSRAGTPLWLLSVGHGARQALVVAGPHANEPVGGATVLRLAERALADPSLTEGADATWNLLLCLDPDGLRRNEGWLGGPYHLGRYFRHFFRPGFLEQPEWLPDGAAAAALPETRALLALQDELKPFFQCSLHGVDVGGGFVELTRDLPGLAQRVADIATRLGVPRELGPYDTLHWPNLGPAVYRIPPPRPGDRAAAITEAAVESTWFHPHRYGTVTAVVEAPMWGVAAVEDASVPADPEAVLRTVSRTLRHDMRLLRELLARLAPYAADAPDADRLRLPVDDYLLVGPGLADAWDPDSAHRTRPLPPPDAGHLTALRIAGRRLALRTGGLLHQLVTRSGRDPAGVLPELDRLLDAWCADYRDRCGAAWVPVARQAEYQSRVVLAAFELAARQAPARFRSGEPDWGSEPVVPMHRE; encoded by the coding sequence GTGCCTACACCACATACACCAGGTGAACCGACGGCGCCACGGAGGTGTGCTCTGCCGCCCCTCCGCCGTTACCCGACCGTCGACGAGCTGGGCGCGCGGGCGGCCGCCCTGGTCGCCCGGCACCCGCGCGACGCCCGGCTGCGCCACGTCGGCACCTCCCGCGCGGGCACGCCCCTGTGGCTGCTCTCGGTCGGCCACGGCGCCCGCCAGGCCCTCGTCGTGGCCGGTCCGCACGCCAACGAGCCCGTCGGCGGGGCCACCGTGCTGCGCCTGGCCGAGCGCGCCCTCGCCGACCCGAGCCTGACCGAGGGCGCCGACGCCACCTGGAACCTGCTGCTGTGCCTCGATCCCGACGGGCTGCGCCGCAACGAGGGCTGGCTGGGCGGCCCGTACCACCTCGGGCGCTACTTCCGGCACTTCTTCCGCCCCGGCTTCCTGGAACAACCCGAGTGGCTGCCCGACGGTGCCGCCGCCGCGGCCCTGCCGGAAACACGTGCCCTGCTCGCTCTCCAAGACGAGCTGAAACCTTTCTTCCAGTGTTCTCTGCACGGCGTCGACGTCGGCGGCGGCTTCGTCGAACTCACCCGTGACCTGCCGGGACTCGCCCAGCGCGTCGCCGACATCGCCACCCGGCTGGGTGTCCCGCGCGAACTCGGCCCCTACGACACCCTTCACTGGCCGAACCTCGGCCCCGCCGTCTACCGCATCCCCCCGCCCCGTCCGGGCGACCGGGCCGCGGCCATCACCGAGGCCGCCGTCGAGTCCACCTGGTTCCACCCGCACCGGTACGGCACCGTCACGGCCGTCGTGGAGGCGCCCATGTGGGGCGTGGCCGCCGTCGAGGACGCCTCCGTGCCCGCCGACCCGGAGGCGGTGCTGCGCACCGTCAGCCGCACGCTGCGGCACGACATGCGGCTGCTGCGGGAGCTGCTGGCCCGCCTGGCCCCGTACGCCGCGGACGCGCCGGACGCGGACCGCCTGCGGCTGCCCGTCGACGACTACCTGCTCGTCGGGCCCGGTCTCGCCGACGCCTGGGACCCGGACAGCGCCCACCGGACCCGGCCCCTGCCGCCGCCGGACGCCGGTCACCTGACCGCCCTGCGGATCGCCGGGCGCCGGCTCGCCCTGCGCACGGGCGGACTGCTGCACCAGCTCGTCACCCGGTCCGGCCGTGACCCGGCGGGCGTGCTGCCCGAGCTGGACCGGCTCCTGGACGCCTGGTGCGCCGACTACCGTGACCGCTGCGGCGCCGCGTGGGTCCCGGTGGCCCGCCAGGCCGAGTACCAGTCCCGCGTGGTGCTCGCCGCGTTCGAACTGGCCGCGCGGCAGGCACCCGCGCGGTTCCGTTCGGGTGAGCCGGACTGGGGTTCCGAGCCCGTCGTGCCGATGCACCGGGAATGA